The DNA segment GCGTCCCGGAGTTCGGGAGCCGGGAACGGTCGGAAGACCCGGGGTCGGACCATCCCGACCTTCTCGCCGTCCTCGCGGTAGGCGTCGACGACGTTGCGGATCGTCCCGGCGATCGACCCCATCGCGACGACGATGTGATCGGCGTCCTCGGCGTGGTAGGTGTCAAGCATCCCCCCATACTCGGTGTAGTCCCGACCGAACACGTCGTTGAACTCCTCGACGGCGTCGGCCCAGACCTCGCGGGCGTCCATCATCGCGCGCTGGATCTCGTAGCGGCTTTCGGTCCAGTGTTCCGGCCGGGCGTACGCACCCATCGTCTTCGGGTCCGAGGGATCGAGGGTGTACTCGGGGTCCCGCGGCGGGAGGAACTCGCTGACTTTCTCCTCGTCGGGGATGTTGGCGGGTTCCTGGACGTGAGTCAGGATGAACCCGTCGAAGTTCGATAGCGCCGGCAGGTTGACCTGTTCGGCGACCCGGAATCCCAGCAGCACGTGGTCGATCGCTTCCTGGACGTCCTCGGCGTGGAACTGAAGCATGCCGCCGTCGCGCTCCGCGAAGGCGTCGGTGTGGTCGGCCCAGATAGAGAGGGGAGCCGACAGCGACCGGTTGGCGACCGCCATCACGATCGGGAGGCGCATCCCCGCGGCCGTGAAGAGGGGTTCGCTCATCAGCTTCAGGCCCTGACTGGAGGTCGCGGAGAACGCGCGAGCGCCGGCCGCCGACGCGCCGATACACGTCGAGGCAGCGTTGAACTCGCTGTCGACCTTGATGAACTCGCTGTCGAGTTTCCCGTCGGCGACCAGTTCGGAGAGTTTCTCGACGATACCCGTCTGGGGCGTGATCGGATACGCCGAGACCACGTCGGGATCGGCAGCCATGACGCCTTTCGCGACTGCCGACGTCCCCTTCATGACTTCCTGTTCGTCCGAGGGGTTCTCCTGTTCTGAAGGTTCAGCTCGCGCCATATTATGCCTCCTCCCGTACCATTTCGATGGCGTCGGTCGGGCACACGTCCGCGCAGATGCCACAGCCCTTGCAGTAGTCGAGATCGAACGCGTAGAAGTCCTCGCCTTCGACCGGCTTGGCGGCCTGGTCGGGACAGTACGTCTCACACTGTCCACACTCGATGCAGGTGTCCGGATCGACGACCGGTTTGAGCTCCCGCCAGGAACCGGTCTTGTTCGCTCGGGACGTGTTCGGTTCCGCGACGGCACCGGTCGTGATTTTCAGGTTCTCGTATGGGTCCTGTGTGTCGCTCATGCGTGTACCTCCGTGAACGCGTCAGTCGTTGCCGCAACGTTCTTCTGGCCGATCTCACCCTCGAACTTGCGCGTGATGACCGCCTCGAGGCTCTCCGTACTCAACTTCTCCGTCGCGCCCGCGAACGCGCCCAACAGTGCCGTGTTCATGATCGGGCGCCCGAGGTTCTCCAGCGCGATCTCGGTCGCATCGACGGTGACGATCTCCGCTTCGGTGTCGATATCGACGTCGTCCGGATCGGCGTCGGTATTGACCAGC comes from the Halapricum desulfuricans genome and includes:
- a CDS encoding pyruvate ferredoxin oxidoreductase, with the protein product MARAEPSEQENPSDEQEVMKGTSAVAKGVMAADPDVVSAYPITPQTGIVEKLSELVADGKLDSEFIKVDSEFNAASTCIGASAAGARAFSATSSQGLKLMSEPLFTAAGMRLPIVMAVANRSLSAPLSIWADHTDAFAERDGGMLQFHAEDVQEAIDHVLLGFRVAEQVNLPALSNFDGFILTHVQEPANIPDEEKVSEFLPPRDPEYTLDPSDPKTMGAYARPEHWTESRYEIQRAMMDAREVWADAVEEFNDVFGRDYTEYGGMLDTYHAEDADHIVVAMGSIAGTIRNVVDAYREDGEKVGMVRPRVFRPFPAPELRDALADAESVAVLTKEMSPGYESAFAGEIKGALYHAESQPPIKSYVLGMAGRDVKPEDIAEIIEDVKTATPEMGFKESESWPQLRPELLNGGDDQ
- a CDS encoding 4Fe-4S binding protein, translated to MSDTQDPYENLKITTGAVAEPNTSRANKTGSWRELKPVVDPDTCIECGQCETYCPDQAAKPVEGEDFYAFDLDYCKGCGICADVCPTDAIEMVREEA